One window of Candidatus Mycobacterium wuenschmannii genomic DNA carries:
- the eccE gene encoding type VII secretion protein EccE has protein sequence MTATIRLAIIVGIFALGLIGWTFGGYPGAAGGVVIGIAAGVIRWWRQPAWSWLMLWRQRKRAITLSEPITVANDRSGGGVRYQDGVAVVAVQLLGKAHRPTLFTGSTATFTENTVDVAELLPLLHQSLGLSVESISVVTVGARRRSSGDYPRVYDTLIGTPPYAGQRETWLIVRILGLPNAGALQWRTSVGTATLAAAQRIAAALRQHGIRAKVATATDIVELERRLGSTALNAHHQRWRTARGEGGWLTSYWYRPNDITAESLEHAWALRADGIIQNITVFGDGSMTATVTVRTAQPPTAPPSVILKTLPGEQARAIAANLCGPMPVLHGLRRGVLTTPLVIPIGPSGVLLGKVDAGNRLTLPLDDPGEFSRVHIAAQDALAKRIVVRLAGAGERVTVHTRDQQRWASVRMPDIAVGPQVRPMAGTTVSVVDGTITPAPRPNTLISIGEPGTPYRGSADVLITQIGPATVDVTAAGQLHTVEVELFRAENRYISSEPTNLRTSELEAVE, from the coding sequence ATGACGGCTACCATCCGGCTGGCGATCATCGTCGGAATCTTCGCCCTCGGCCTGATCGGCTGGACGTTCGGCGGATACCCCGGCGCCGCGGGCGGTGTGGTGATCGGCATCGCGGCCGGAGTCATCCGGTGGTGGCGCCAGCCCGCCTGGTCGTGGCTGATGCTGTGGCGGCAGCGCAAGCGGGCCATCACGCTCAGCGAGCCGATCACCGTGGCCAACGACCGATCCGGTGGTGGCGTCCGTTACCAGGACGGCGTCGCGGTGGTGGCGGTGCAACTGCTCGGCAAGGCGCACCGGCCGACGCTGTTCACCGGCTCGACGGCGACCTTCACCGAGAACACCGTCGACGTCGCCGAGTTGCTGCCGCTGCTGCATCAAAGCCTCGGCCTGTCCGTCGAATCGATCAGCGTGGTCACCGTCGGCGCCCGGCGCCGCAGCAGCGGTGACTACCCGCGGGTGTACGACACGCTGATCGGTACACCGCCCTACGCCGGCCAGCGCGAGACCTGGCTGATCGTGCGGATCCTCGGACTGCCCAATGCCGGTGCGCTGCAATGGCGTACCTCGGTGGGCACCGCGACGCTGGCCGCCGCGCAGCGCATTGCCGCGGCGTTGCGGCAGCACGGCATCCGTGCCAAGGTCGCGACCGCCACCGACATCGTCGAGCTGGAACGCCGGCTGGGGTCGACGGCGCTCAACGCCCACCACCAGCGCTGGCGGACCGCGCGCGGCGAGGGCGGCTGGCTGACGTCGTACTGGTACCGGCCGAACGACATCACCGCGGAGAGCCTCGAGCATGCGTGGGCGCTGCGGGCCGACGGAATCATCCAGAACATCACGGTTTTCGGCGACGGCAGCATGACCGCCACGGTCACCGTGCGCACCGCGCAGCCGCCGACCGCGCCGCCGAGCGTGATCCTCAAGACGCTGCCGGGGGAGCAGGCTCGCGCGATCGCCGCGAACCTCTGCGGGCCGATGCCGGTGCTGCACGGCCTGCGCCGCGGCGTGCTGACGACACCGCTGGTGATCCCGATCGGGCCGTCCGGCGTGCTGCTGGGCAAGGTCGACGCCGGTAACCGGTTGACGCTGCCGCTGGACGACCCGGGCGAGTTCAGCCGGGTGCACATCGCCGCGCAGGACGCGCTCGCCAAACGCATCGTGGTGCGGCTGGCCGGAGCCGGCGAGCGGGTCACCGTGCACACCCGCGACCAGCAGCGCTGGGCCAGCGTGCGGATGCCCGACATCGCGGTCGGCCCGCAGGTCCGGCCGATGGCCGGCACCACGGTCAGCGTGGTCGACGGCACCATCACTCCGGCGCCGCGGCCGAACACCCTGATCTCGATCGGCGAACCGGGCACGCCCTATCGCGGATCGGCCGATGTGCTCATCACCCAGATCGGCCCGGCGACCGTCGATGTGACTGCGGCCGGTCAACTGCATACGGTTGAGGTCGAGTTGTTCCGCGCCGAGAATCGTTACATCTCGTCGGAGCCGACGAACCTGAGGACATCCGAGCTCGAAGCAGTGGAATAG
- the mycP gene encoding type VII secretion-associated serine protease mycosin: MRPATIARRVSALTMVGLLVGVPTTLPAAQAIPPPAVDPARVPPDGKPGPEAPMRQSNICARTITVADPNVAVTAPGFTLLNIAKAWQYSTGNGVPVAVIDTGVNPFPRLPVIPGGDYIMSGDGLMDCDSHGTVVASLIAAAPQGIPMPAAMPSVPAFPPPAGPPPAIAAPPPPGGPPPPIAPPAPPPAVTITETKPAAPPPPPPPGDEPSNGPGDPAPSAPDDPEVPGLPPGAPDGVAGVAPHARIISIRQSSRAYELERMGGGDTQARKKAGTIATLASAIVHAANMGAKVINISVTACLSAADPLDQSAIGAAVWYAATVKDAVIVAAAGNEGEDECAQNPGFDPLDTADPRDWHQVKTVSSPSWFSDYVLSVGAVDNTGAPVSKSLSGPWVAAAAPGVGIIGLSPQTGLPVNAYPPLHPGEKNNPFWGTSFSAAYVSGVAALVRAKYPALTAHQIVNRILQTAHNPPRGVDNQVGYGVVDPVAALTFNVPPGDRLAPGSQSRVIVPAAPPPPPDHRARTVAVVFAGLVVAAALIASLVARARRER, encoded by the coding sequence ATGAGGCCGGCCACGATCGCGCGGCGGGTCTCCGCCCTGACCATGGTCGGCCTGCTGGTCGGCGTGCCCACGACTTTGCCTGCGGCGCAAGCGATTCCACCGCCAGCCGTCGACCCGGCCCGGGTTCCGCCGGACGGCAAGCCGGGCCCGGAGGCGCCGATGCGACAGAGCAACATCTGCGCGCGCACGATCACCGTCGCCGACCCGAATGTCGCCGTCACCGCGCCCGGTTTCACGCTGCTCAACATCGCCAAGGCGTGGCAGTACTCCACCGGCAACGGCGTGCCCGTCGCGGTGATCGACACGGGCGTCAACCCCTTTCCGCGACTGCCCGTTATCCCCGGCGGCGACTACATCATGAGCGGCGACGGGTTGATGGACTGCGACTCGCACGGCACCGTTGTCGCATCGCTGATCGCCGCTGCGCCGCAAGGCATTCCGATGCCCGCAGCGATGCCGTCGGTCCCGGCGTTCCCGCCGCCCGCCGGCCCGCCGCCGGCGATCGCCGCACCACCGCCGCCGGGTGGCCCGCCCCCGCCGATCGCGCCGCCCGCACCCCCGCCGGCCGTGACGATCACCGAGACCAAGCCCGCCGCACCGCCACCTCCGCCGCCCCCGGGCGACGAGCCGTCGAACGGACCCGGCGACCCGGCGCCTAGCGCACCGGACGACCCCGAGGTACCGGGCCTGCCGCCCGGCGCACCCGACGGCGTCGCCGGCGTCGCGCCGCACGCGCGGATCATCTCCATCCGCCAGTCCTCGCGAGCCTACGAACTCGAGCGCATGGGCGGCGGTGACACTCAAGCCCGCAAGAAGGCCGGCACCATCGCGACCCTGGCCAGTGCCATCGTGCACGCGGCCAACATGGGTGCCAAGGTGATCAACATCAGCGTCACCGCCTGCCTGTCGGCGGCGGATCCGTTGGACCAGAGCGCGATTGGGGCCGCCGTCTGGTACGCGGCGACGGTGAAGGACGCCGTGATCGTCGCCGCCGCCGGCAACGAGGGCGAGGATGAGTGCGCCCAGAACCCCGGCTTCGATCCGCTCGACACCGCCGACCCGCGCGACTGGCACCAGGTCAAAACCGTCTCGTCACCGTCGTGGTTCTCCGACTACGTGCTCTCCGTCGGCGCCGTCGACAACACCGGCGCGCCGGTGAGCAAGAGCCTCTCCGGGCCGTGGGTGGCCGCCGCCGCACCCGGCGTCGGCATCATCGGCCTCTCGCCACAGACCGGTCTGCCGGTCAACGCCTACCCGCCGCTGCACCCCGGTGAGAAGAACAACCCGTTCTGGGGGACCAGCTTCTCGGCGGCCTACGTCAGCGGCGTCGCCGCCCTGGTGCGGGCCAAGTACCCGGCTCTGACGGCGCACCAGATCGTCAATCGCATCCTGCAGACGGCGCACAACCCGCCGCGCGGCGTGGACAACCAGGTCGGCTATGGCGTCGTCGATCCGGTTGCGGCGCTGACCTTCAACGTGCCACCAGGCGACCGTCTGGCACCCGGCTCGCAAAGCCGCGTCATCGTGCCGGCCGCGCCACCGCCCCCGCCGGACCACCGGGCCCGCACCGTCGCCGTGGTGTTCGCCGGTCTGGTGGTCGCTGCGGCGCTGATCGCCTCTCTTGTCGCGCGGGCTCGGCGCGAGCGATGA